The proteins below come from a single Chryseobacterium capnotolerans genomic window:
- a CDS encoding MauE/DoxX family redox-associated membrane protein: MKIIKLIICILFGVMFINAGLDKFFHYNPVPPLTEAQMKLYAAFGEIGWLLPLVGTVEVIGGLLFIFPKTRALGAIIILPVLTGILIHNVYRDPSTTGICISGILFLINLWILIDNREKYKNLIA; this comes from the coding sequence ATGAAAATCATTAAACTCATCATCTGCATCTTATTTGGAGTTATGTTTATTAATGCAGGATTAGACAAGTTCTTTCATTACAATCCAGTTCCACCACTCACTGAAGCCCAAATGAAACTGTATGCAGCATTTGGAGAAATAGGCTGGTTATTGCCACTTGTAGGGACTGTAGAAGTAATAGGAGGGCTACTATTTATCTTCCCAAAAACACGAGCACTGGGAGCCATTATTATCCTTCCTGTTCTGACAGGAATTCTGATCCATAATGTTTACAGAGATCCTTCCACCACAGGAATTTGTATTTCTGGTATTCTTTTTCTGATTAATCTCTGGATCTTGATCGACAATAGGGAAAAATACAAGAATCTGATTGCATAA
- a CDS encoding bacteriocin-like protein — MLKNLKKLNRTNLREIQGGAGIGKCDIGPVGCPCKIPPGDPCLGGTGGGGQDYGYCPDIQANILCSETCPNGMHPYCAAGV, encoded by the coding sequence ATGTTGAAAAATCTTAAAAAACTAAATCGAACAAACTTAAGAGAAATCCAAGGAGGAGCAGGTATTGGAAAATGTGATATCGGCCCTGTAGGTTGTCCATGCAAAATTCCACCTGGTGATCCATGCCTGGGAGGTACTGGAGGTGGTGGACAGGATTACGGATACTGTCCGGATATCCAGGCCAATATTCTTTGTTCAGAAACTTGTCCAAATGGAATGCATCCTTACTGCGCTGCGGGTGTATAA
- a CDS encoding AI-2E family transporter: MNFLRLPFLVKLTLVVISIIGIGYLLALGQTILAPFFFAFLMAMLFLPIATFMERTLRFPRSVSTMTSVFIMLMILAGIIYFFTNQLSDFSKDLPHLREQLTTVFNNAQHWVSKTFNVKVDEQVDYINQGLNKLLSSSGAILGFTFGIFSTGFGFIIFFTLFFIFILNYRRLLNNFIVTVFKERHKSSVQAAVNEIRVMTKKYIFGLCLQVIIVSILTSIVLTVLGVKYAILLAVLTGLLNVIPYLGIFISLLISCFIAFATGSPSTCIYVAIGYIGIHAVDGNIVLPFVVGSRVKINALFSFIGILLGEHLWGIAGMFLCIPAIAIIKIICEKVDDLKPWGKLLGEEERPNKKKKSYKISKNITLKEMD; this comes from the coding sequence ATGAATTTCCTTAGACTTCCTTTCCTTGTTAAGCTGACCCTTGTTGTTATTTCGATTATTGGAATCGGGTATCTTTTAGCATTGGGGCAAACTATTTTAGCTCCCTTCTTCTTTGCATTCCTGATGGCTATGCTGTTTTTACCGATAGCCACTTTCATGGAAAGAACGCTAAGATTTCCAAGATCTGTATCAACAATGACTTCTGTATTCATTATGTTGATGATTTTAGCGGGGATTATTTATTTTTTCACCAATCAATTATCTGATTTCAGCAAAGACCTCCCTCATTTGAGAGAGCAGCTTACCACTGTTTTTAATAATGCTCAGCATTGGGTTTCCAAAACCTTCAATGTAAAAGTAGATGAACAGGTAGATTATATCAATCAGGGATTGAATAAACTTTTATCTTCTTCAGGAGCTATTTTAGGTTTTACATTCGGGATCTTTTCAACAGGATTTGGGTTTATCATATTCTTTACTCTGTTTTTTATCTTTATTTTAAATTACAGAAGATTGTTGAACAACTTTATTGTTACAGTATTTAAAGAAAGACATAAATCTAGTGTACAGGCCGCGGTGAATGAAATTCGTGTCATGACCAAGAAATACATCTTCGGACTTTGTCTTCAGGTGATCATTGTGTCTATCCTAACCTCTATTGTACTTACCGTTTTAGGAGTAAAATATGCTATCCTTTTAGCAGTTTTAACAGGATTATTAAATGTAATTCCCTATTTAGGTATTTTCATATCACTTCTTATATCCTGCTTTATCGCATTTGCAACCGGTAGTCCTTCAACATGCATCTATGTTGCGATCGGCTATATTGGTATTCATGCTGTAGATGGAAATATTGTACTCCCATTTGTGGTAGGTTCCCGAGTGAAAATCAATGCATTATTTTCTTTTATAGGAATTCTTTTAGGGGAACACCTTTGGGGAATTGCCGGAATGTTTCTTTGTATTCCCGCCATTGCTATTATTAAAATCATTTGCGAAAAAGTTGACGATTTAAAACCTTGGGGAAAACTGCTTGGAGAGGAAGAAAGACCAAACAAAAAGAAGAAAAGCTATAAAATTTCAAAGAATATTACTTTGAAAGAAATGGACTAA